The following coding sequences are from one Lolium rigidum isolate FL_2022 chromosome 6, APGP_CSIRO_Lrig_0.1, whole genome shotgun sequence window:
- the LOC124662038 gene encoding uncharacterized protein LOC124662038: MESNSPSKSVPETATQIADNVDSCTSAVGSDKKNKACLAGFRKFASPSSTHQRDFMPYIRRAAERKLLQPQVLWMSLLCKAEAECFLDVPSSLLCEDYACWMLRIPEAEHGAADSAALVGEGQYWYYPGSTFFYSATPSSYTPAPLLMYA; the protein is encoded by the exons ATGGAATCAAACTCGCCATCCAAAAGTGTGCCTGAAACAGCAACACAGATTGCAGATAATGTTGATTCATGTACAAGTGCTGTTGGCAGTGATAAAAAAAACAAGGCATGCCTCGCAGGTTTCAGAAAATTTGCGAGCCCAAGTTCCACCCACCAAAGAGATTTCATGCCTTACATTAGGCGTGCAGCTGAAAGGAAGCTGCTGCAGCCTCAGGTCCTCTGGATGAGCCTCCTTTGCAAAGCTGAAGCAGAATGTTTCCTTGATGTCCCGTCTAGTTTACTTTGCGAGGACTACGCGTGTTGGATGTTGCGAATTCCTGAAGCTGAGCATGGTGCTGCAGACTCAGCTGCACTTGTTGGAGAGGGCCAGTACTGGTACTATCCCGGTTCCACATTTTTCTACTCAGCTACACCAAG CTCGTATACtccggcgccattgttgatgTATGCATGA
- the LOC124662615 gene encoding B3 domain-containing protein Os03g0212300-like, whose translation MVKLRSQSQRDTGKMVPPDVAAFEFYRLLSYGISWEKLVLPDKFASELSGRELREMKLRVAGSGGRRAWDVEVNVNEYGDMYLGRGWREFVSANGLELGQLLVFRYDGATLLSVTVFEESECRRPCQQQEEEEEQEEEEEAPAPARTGSGSSLRGTAEAGADPESSQFSVMLRKCHLGQDRQQYVNVPAYFHEAHGYVQRSKVVLQMRGQSWTVTLKHSRGGKRTEFRYGWHQFCLDNGLGLGDTCFFHALPEGRGRRGEDHAVLRVEVRKHESTILP comes from the exons ATGGTGAAGCTACGCTCTCAGAGTCAGAG AGACACCGGGAAAATGGTGCCTCCAGACGTAGCCGCCTTCGAGTTCTACAGGTTGTTGTCCTACGGAATCTCCTGGGAGAAACTG GTTCTTCCTGACAAGTTCGCGAGCGAGCTCAGCGGCCGTGAGCTCCGGGAGATGAAGCTGCGGGTGGCCGGCAGCGGAGGGCGGCGCGCGTGGGACGTGGAGGTCAACGTCAACGAGTACGGCGACATGTACCTCGGTCGCGGCTGGCGGGAGTTCGTCAGTGCCAATGGCCTGGAGCTCGGGCAGCTTCTCGTCTTCCGATACGACGGCGCCACGCTGCTCTCCGTCACAGTCTTCGAGGAATCAGAGTGCCGGAGACCCTgccagcagcaggaggaggaggaggagcaggaggaagaggagga ggcgccggcgccggcgcggacaGGCAGTGGAAGCAGCCTCAGAGGCACGGCGGAGGCGGGCGCCGACCCGGAGTCGTCGCAGTTCAGCGTGATGCTAAGAAAGTGCCACCTTGGCCAGGATCGGCAGCAGTACGTG AATGTGCCTGCGTATTTCCATGAGGCGCACGGGTACGTGCAGCGGAGCAAGGTGGTGCTGCAGATGCGCGGGCAGTCGTGGACCGTAACCCTCAAGCACAGCCGCGGCGGGAAACGCACGGAGTTCAGGTACGGGTGGCACCAGTTCTGCCTCGACAACGGCCTCGGCCTCGGCGACACCTGCTTCTTCCATGCGCTCCCGGAgggccgcggccgccgcggcgaGGACCACGCCGTGCTCAGGGTTGAGGTGCGCAAGCATGAAAGCACCATTCTCCCGTGA